TCACGGGCACAATTTTAAGACttagcatgttgggtatctatttactcaatgcaacctcagcttttatattttatccaaaaaaaatgggtattaaaaaaattattttattatattttttcctagaAATTTGCGTAAATATCATGGGATATAAACATATGCGActatcataaaaaaaatatatatagtgttctGAGGGTGCAagtaattttattgaaaaattaaaaaaaaaaaaataaagtggcatgtgtgggggaaaaaaataatgaaaaaaaatttgcTCTAGCGCTAAACTGGTTAAACAGTTTTTATTATTGTAATCATCTCAGCTTTGCATCTGAAGTTCTGCTGGTGGCATTGGCTGATACTGTGCCATGCAATGTGAACAGGGTATTACTTGCTTTGACCACCTCCAGTTTGTAATTCTTGGTCTCCTTGGCCTCTCTGCAGTGGGTGACCGTCGCTTATTCCCCACTGTGAGCTGGAGAAAAGTACACTAACTTTCTACGGTGACAACTTTTTCTATTTGTAAGTTCGGATACATTGTTGTGAAAAGTAGGTCACGTTACATTTCCAACACACTGCTGGTTATTAGTGGCTGGGTGACAGCAGTACAGTATGGTCAGAAAATCTGACACCTTCACAGATTAGATATTACAATATTTACAAGAATATGAAGGAAGAAATTGAACTTTTATCAACAACACAAATTATGCTTAGAATCTATATACATGCATTTTTAATACAATACATTTTAATGGCATTGATTCCTAAAAGGTCTGATAGTACCTCAAAGGAGGTCTGCCAAGTAAACAAAGGTCAGTAATTACTGTATCAACTCTTCTTATCCCAGTTACCTTTATTCAGAAGCAGGAGGCCCTTAAAGGGACCCTGTTAGGTCCCTAAACTAATCCATATAGCAATACCCTGCACGTGAAGAGCTGTTATACTCACCTCCACAGTGGTCCGTGTAAGTTACTTTACTCTATTCTGgtgctgcagcctctatcaatgtATTCATCTTTGGACATGTCTAGGAGTGCCATATTCCTGCATACCCCACTGCTGTGCCATGGTTCCTTCTGCTGACCACTACAGGACTCAGTAGTGATGTACAGGTCCAGGgctggaaccatgaatgccaaagaCACTGATCAAGGTTGCAGTGCATAAATGGTGGAAAGGTAGGAAACACAGCTGTTGGAGAAGTTATTATAAGAGCTCTTCTCTTGCAGGATACTGATATTTTTCGATTCGTTAATGGACTTAAGAGtctctttaactgcttccggaccggccaccgcagttttactgcggcaggttggctcccctgcatgaaacCACGTTACTGTACATGGTCTCACGCAGTCCGGATAggaggcgcgcgcccgctgcacagtgtGGGTGCCGATGCTagtggccgacggtcacgatgaatagaatcacgtagcagggaacacagttaaccccttcactgccagtgacatttttacagtaatcaatgcatttttaatcgcaccgttcgctgtattaatgccaatggtttcgaaaacgtgtcaaaattgtccgatgtgtctgccgtaatgtcacagtcacgataaaaaaaaaaaaaaatatgctataaatctatcccctattttgtagacgctataacttttgcgcaaaccaatcaatacatgcttattgcaattttttttaccaaaaatatgtaaagaatacattttggcctaaactgagggaaaaaaaaaaatttttttatatatttttggggatatttattattgcaaaaagtaaaaaagaatgcgtttttttcaaaattgtcgctctttttttgtttaggcctcatgcacacgggacgttaaaataacgctatgaaaacggcagtagctttgcagtgaggtttttttttacttttttcaacgttttgaaATTTGGGTCAGCATGGCCCAAACAATGTCCCTCACCAACATGTACGCCCATTGGTGTTCTGTCCCCAGCtccagcatcttaactgtgggaacctggctgtgacagcttgcatcttcacagccaggtgccactgcgcatgcgtgagcaacACTGTGCGattgtcccgcagtcttctgggacctggtgATGTGTCTCAGAAGCCTGCGGTGGTgggggaggagaacttccactcagattgccaaaaaaacaaaacaaagggtcAGGAGTTTATAATCCTCCCTTGTTctatctaaaaaatgtttttaaagttttgggtatagttctactttacattgtctcccctctcactctcccaGAGCACCTGCTCTACGTTTCGTCTCCAAAATCTACCAAGCTGCTATATTCTAGCGGCTAGCCTAAGACATGTTAAAGATGGATGGTAAAGGTTTGGTTTTTAAATATTCCTTTGTACCTGCAGCATGGCTGGAGAGAAAAAAATAAGAACCCAGCAACTAACACAACAGTGTGTTGTTGCTCGGGATCTTTCAAGTCTTGCACATCCCTACCACTTTTACTTACTAAACCAAGTCCATGATGTAGAAAATACATTCCCGTAGAGAGCATCTTTTAAATCAAAAAACTGCCTACAAATGGAGGAGTTAGATCCGATTTATGTATGCAAACTTTATGACAGAGAAAGCCAATACAGCTGAACAGTAAACTcacaaaggattaaaaaaaaacatcagtaaaTCATATCATTAGTATTCAGGAAAAAAAGGATAACATGTTATTTGTGCAGTGACAAGTGTTTAAAACACTAACAGTATCCAAAATTGGTCAGACATTCCATAATCATTAGAAGAAAATAATATGTATAAAAAGCCTCTTTAGTCTTTGAACAGTTTTTGATGTTACTAGCCCGTGTTACGCTCAGTCTTTCTTTGTTCTCTTTGCTTTTGCAATGTTTTCCTGTCGCTTTTGCTTCTTCTTCTGATCCCGTTCCTTGGCCTCAATCATTTTAGCCAGTTTCCAGGAGAGTACTGCACTTGCAATGAAGAGCGGGGTGAGGGCCAGGATCACCGTTGTAAGAAAGCCATATGGGTCCTTGGCAGCCCATTCGACTATGTACTCAGCCCAGGCCTTTATATCAATCATGTCTTCAGCAGAATGTCACTGGGGAGACAGAGCAGAGACCTCAGAACTGTGGCATCACAAGGCATGCTTCAATCACCACGCATTTTATATTTTTAACTCGGGGCACTAGAAAACAAATGTAGCTTTGTACGGTTTCACCCAGACAATAAAGTGAATATTGTGCTTTTTGGTATGCACTTGAAGTGTACATGAACCcaagaataaaatgtaatatactgcagcttaccagtacttagatgtgatggctgcatttgttttgcttttttttttttttttccccccccctttattttcacctgatgatcctgccagtaacatttgtTCCAAAGGGTGGCAATACCcgtacacttcctgttctagggtgacaacactcactcatggTACTGTATCTGTGGATTCACAGCGTAGTGACCTTggaaagtgtgttaggactacagaacaccacctCATCCCCAAAACACAGGAGAGATGTGTTCTGTAGTTCAGGCAGAGATTTCAGGAAGGGCTTAAAATATTAATACCTCAGGGCAACATTTCAGcacactacaggaagttaggaagctcactggatttctggcaggatcaagggGCACTTATATTTAAACAGACAAAGACGGTGCAGCTAGGAGACAATTGTTTACAAACACATTTTGTCACACaaatctttttgtttttctgtgctgATAATTTGATACCTTACAAACTTTATGTTTCTACTTTAAAGTATTTTTTGTGAGGTGCGGTGTTTATGCTAGATTTAGGTAATGGGTTACTAAGAGAAATAATTATATACAGTAGTTTGGTAAATATCAGCTAAAGCAGAATAatactttgcttttaggccagcaGGTGGGGCTATAAGCACAATTTCAAGATTTAAATGCCTCTCAGTTTGTTTCTTTGTTGAAAGAAATCTGTGGTGTACACTGATCAGTGACTCATCAGTAGAATTCAAAGATCCAGCTAGACAAACTGTAACTCAAAGCATTTTGTTCTGTTGTGCTGTCCCTCTAacttataaatgtataaatgtatgaacaagtggcagtctcagcctggaccccctcCAGGCCAGGCTCCCAACTCCTTTCACACTGCCCACTAGAGCTTTCCCATGCAACTCCCAGGACCTTCAGCTCTTATCTATCATTGTCTGGAGCCCATGGGCTGGCTCCTTCCTGGCCAGCGCACTCAACAGCAGGCACAGGACTACACTTCCTTGCAGCCGGAGTGGCTCACATACACACCATGGGTTTTGGAGACACATTTCACAGGCATGGTCCACCACTGTCAGGGAGCCAGCTCAGAGCACTGAAAAGTAGCTGATGCTAgagtgagtgcatgtagacaggagaaAAAAAGGTTTGACATCAGTAAAactgaaaagcaaaaaaataattaattgtaTACGATACACCAGCTTTTTTTCTTCACatgtcttcaggggtgccttgaaaaaacagctaaaaaattgccaaaaaataaaatggtattcaagcctgccttttagttacacaaagccacagattttcaGTGTGCacaattacaaccttctagccgtcGGCATCCCAACAACCAATGATGTTATCGGTTGATAAGCATGACATCAGacccctgcacagcatccttgtttgccccttccCTGCCCatctctgtcagcactgggatcACATTTGTAGAGGGAGAAGagaacattggaatactagtcagtaccaatgtgcaaaggtgtatttgcttttgaagaataaatcacctctaattttgggtgtcctatgtgtgtggatgtttcTTTAAAGTCTTAgtttagttttttaaattttataacggGGTGTTTTCAgactgtgcagaattttaaagggtgtcttgactgaaaaaaaagGTTGATAAAACACTGTAATACACCAGGGTTAAGCAACCTCGGCACTCGACTGTGGTAAAACTAgaaatcccatcatgtctctgcacCTCATTCCTGTGGCTGTCAGGAGTCTTGTGGAACTAAAAGTCCCACGAAGCATTACAAGAGTTGGAGTGCCTAGGTTGCCTACCTCTATAGTTCACAATGCTtttgcaaactaaatgtcatccagttagggttcgGATCTACTTTAAAaagggagttgtaaaggcaaaaggtttttttttatcttaatgcattctatgcattaagataaaaaaaaccttttgtgtgtataACAGCACCCCCAGCACCTCCTAATAATtaccctgagccccatctctatccagcaatgtccatgcttccctcggctgtccgggactctcctcctgtcTGGCTGGGACACAGCCGCGGCACcactggctcccgcggctgtcaagcaaagacagttagccaatcaggggagagagggggctgggctggGTTTGGGCTTCGTGTGTGAATTGATACACAGagctgactcggcttgggtgcccccatagcaagctggtggTCTACGGGGCACTcgtcagaagggaggggccaggagcgcagaagagggacccgagaagaggattgaggctgctctgtgcatatcCACTGCAacaggcaggtaagtataacatgtttgtaaagtcttaaaataacaatcactttaaccacttcaatacagggcacttagacactttcctgcccagaccaattttcagctttcagcgctgtcgcagtttgaatgacaattgcgcggtgatgctacactgtacccaaactaaatttttatcattttgttcccacaaatagagccttcttttggtggtatttgatcacctctgcggttttaattttttgctaaacaaataaaaaaagaccgaaaatttagaaaaaaaattaaagttttgcttttgttgctgttaaaaaaaatttgtaaagaagtaagttttctctttcactgatgggcactcacaggcactgacaggcactgatacggcggcaccaatgagtgggcactggtaggcggcattgatgggtggcactgatatgcagcattgatgggcactgatagggtggcacttatatgatgcactgatgggcatccctggtggcactggcagtggtaggcattggagtgggcacagattggcagctgcctgggcacatagtggcatttccctgggggtctaggtgcatacctggtggtccagtgtggatggcttccctggtggtcctgggcggcttctgagggggggctgtgctgataatcagcacagacccccccccgtcaggagagcagccgatctgctctcctctactcgcgtctactcgagtgaggaaaagccgatcaccggctctttctatttacatcttgatcagccgtgattggacacggctgatcacgtggtaaagagtctccgtcagagactctgtacctagatcggtgttgcagggtgtcagactgacaccccgcaacaacgatcgccgcgatgcgcgcccccggcggCTTGATATTCCTGATtacatcatatgatgtccggtcaggaatatcaaaccacatttggtaatagggcgggcagcacgtggttaaatgtattttttttttttttttgtatgtaaaacATTCTTTCCAGGGAACAAGTACACAGCACTAGAACAGACATTATTTGTCCAGAAAATTTGGCACTGAAACTAACCGAAAAGCAAAAAGGCCATTTTTCAGAAATACAGCAGTAATGAATTGGTTCTACAGATGTAGCCTTTGAAGGCCAAAACTATTCAAACTGACTGGGATGCCTTTGGAATCACACTATTTGTTCTATGAGCAGCACTTTAAATTACTGTAAGGAAACAAAAGTAAAGAGAATAAAAAATGTAGTGAACTCAGGGTCATAGGCCTAGTTTGTATAAAGCATGTAACAATAGTAGCCTACTCTATCCTAGGTTAACAGACCTTGCCGTACAATACGGCTAAGTAACACTACAGTGATGAGGAACAAGGGTCTACCTCAAGTGATGCGCTGTTCCAAGCATTAACTTAATTTACCTCCTATTCTTATTGCCTGCAGGAAAGCAATCAGGCTCTCGCTTTGCCTGCACAGTTACCATAGAAATGGCACAGTATGATACAGAAGGCATGCAGGTCTTAGCTGGACAAAATGAAGAATATAAAAAGGAAGACAGTAATAGCAGCAGGGCTCACACAATGGTGCGATGGTGACACACCTGAATACAGAGACACAATGGAGAAACAAAGGAAGAGAGTATAATAAAGTGCACAGtcagagaaaaggaaaagaaaatacgCTTTGGATATATATCTGCATGAGCTTTTCACTGTTCTGTAATCGCAGATCACTCATCGTTCCTTATAATACTTTGCACAATACATATAAAGAAGACACCTACAGATGCAAGATATGACCAGCGCACTATTGTACTATGAACATCCACTAGTTAATCTACCTGTAATCCACCCCAGTTCAGTGTGCACATTTTACACACCCCAAGCTAACCCATTTCAATGAAAGAATCCATCATCCAGAATGTATTTTGCCCAATGACTGCCTTGCGCTGAAATAAGATGATCTAAGCACAGGGGGTGTCTGCAAAGATCAGGGGTAGTCCATAGACCCACAATGCATGGTCACTTAATGTCTATGTGTACCTAATCCCaacaacaaaaataatatatat
This window of the Aquarana catesbeiana isolate 2022-GZ linkage group LG01, ASM4218655v1, whole genome shotgun sequence genome carries:
- the SMIM15 gene encoding small integral membrane protein 15, whose product is MIDIKAWAEYIVEWAAKDPYGFLTTVILALTPLFIASAVLSWKLAKMIEAKERDQKKKQKRQENIAKAKRTKKD